The Chelonia mydas isolate rCheMyd1 chromosome 20, rCheMyd1.pri.v2, whole genome shotgun sequence genome includes the window GGGGCAGCACAAtgcagacctgggggggggggggctggtgccAAAGTCTCATATCGCCAAGGGGCTCAGCTCCAATGGGCGTTTCCTGAGGCCACCCGCAGGAGCTGTTGAAGCTGAAGATGTCACCACACTGGGACTTCAGTGGGGGGCTTGTCGCACTAAATAGGTGGCTCCCGAGGGGATGTTACGATCTTCGCCCCGGCAGCCTGCTGGTGGAGGAAGCAGTGCGTTCCCGTCGGCCCCATTCCCCGGATGGAGGGCAGCGGTTAAGGCAGGCCTGTGGGCGTGGTCCCCTAGATGGAGGGTGCTGCTTTGTACTGTAGATGCGTGAGTCCAATGTGACCGTCTCCCCGCAGCTCAAACGTGCCCCCCGGCCCCGACTTTGGGCTAAACCAGCTAGGGAGGTGGAGTGTGGCTTTGGTTTAAAGTTACCCGTTAACTCGATATCTCCCCTCTCCTTTGGAGTGGAGTGGCAATTGGTACGAGGCAAGGATCTCTGCTTCACTGGGCACCGGCAGCTGTTGGGAGTCACGGGGCCCAGCCGGGGCTGCTCCAGGAACATCCTTCAGAGCAACGCTGGCAAGAGGCTGGGATCCAGGCCAGGGAGGAGGAATCAGGTCGGGATGGAGATCCAGCTTCTGGAAGGAGCAGGCTAAGGGACAAGGGAGGATGGAGAGGCTCCCTCAGGATACAATTCCCCCTGGGGCTGGACCTCACCAGGGGGGACTGAGGAGTGGGATGCTGACCCCAGACaggcctggctccagctccagcagcctcAGGAGATGCATCATGGGGGATGGAATTACAGGGAATGGGATCAGTGGCTCCAAGTGGGAGGATGAgactgggagggggggatggcaaaggcagggctctggaggcacCGCACTGGAGGGAGTAAGATTAGGAGAAAGCCACAGGAAAGGTGTTGCAGCAGCTACCCCGCCGGGCGGAACGCCTCCATGGGCCGGGGAcgctggggccgggggcagctGGCGTTTGCCCTTTGGAGAGCTAGAGCGCCGTCCTCCTGGGAGGCTGGCCGGCTGCTTAGGCAGTTGCTCTCAGAGCAGCacgtgcggggagggggaggcgttGGGATGCacaatcctccccaccccccatggcagGAATTGCCCAGCCAGGCCCACCCTCCATGTGGAATCTGCTCCCAGCCTGGCCACAGGCGCTGTGCATCAGGGAGGTGAGCGGGACAGGAAGCAGAGCCCCATTTGCGAGTCGGAGCGTGGGGAGCCCTGCACCCCGCAGTGCGGAGACCCCAGGGCTACCAGGGGATGGGCTCAGACCTGTGCCCGGGGCTACAGAGATTTCCCGCTCTGCAATCCAACATCCCGCCCTGCGTCCCAGTCCGAGGGGCGACTGGCACTCCCACTGGGCCCCGGGAGTTGACTCCTTGCCCGACCACCTCCTCCCGGCTGCTAGCGAAGGCACTGAGTGAAAGTCCCCTGCAGAAATGGGCTGCCAGGGCACTGGAGGCTCTACGGCGCCCGCAGCTGGCCGAGGCTGGTATAAACATCCTCAGCTTCGCTCAGCTCTTCGAAAACGGGGATGAGGTTGAGCAGCTCCGTATCCGCCATGTCATCAAACCAGGACTGGACAGGCACCTGCaggggggcaaggaggggaggggaggggagggtcagcCGGAGCCCCACAGAGAGGctgggctcagatcctcaaaggggcACGGCTTGTCTCCGCTCCGCTCAGCCATGGCCCGAGGGGCTCACCGCGTTCTCCGGGTGGAAGATGTAGGAGGCCGGCGAGTTGTCCAAGATGAGCGTCTTGTGCAGGTCCCGGCCCAGGCGGCTCAGGTCCTTGACGTAGCAGCCCTGGTGGAAGACGCAGGACTCCCGGAAGAGCCGTGCGCGGAACACCCCGCACTTGTCCAGAAGGTCCGTCACCGGGTCGGCGTACTGGCGAGAGCAAGAGAGCGCCCTGTTGTTGAGAGTGGGCTCCGCCGGCACGCGGGGGAGCGGCTCGGTTCCCCGCCatcccccgcagcccagcgccagGGAGCGGCTCGGCGAGCTCAGAAGACCCCCCACGGCCAGGCCAGCAGCACAGAGAACCTCTCCCAACCACGTCCCCTCTGCCTGGCAGCGTGgggagcaccccccacccccggtttcCCTTACCTTGGCCAGGCTGGCAGTGAAGAGGACACATTCAAACAGCTCCCCCATTCGCCTCAGGAATTCGTCCACAAAGGGCCTTTTGAGCACGTAGACCTAAGGAGGGGAGGGGCcatcagcagggggcagga containing:
- the CTDSP2 gene encoding carboxy-terminal domain RNA polymerase II polypeptide A small phosphatase 2 isoform X4, with product MESGSIITQVQREEALVLAKQGLVSKSSPKKPRGRNIFKALFCCLRAQNVGQSGCGGEHALHKEEPSTIAKIPGTCLLPEVTQRDQGRICVVIDLDETLVHSSFKPINNADFIVPVEIEGTLHQVYVLKRPFVDEFLRRMGELFECVLFTASLAKVRETGGGGCSPRCQAEGTWLGEVLCAAGLAVGGLLSSPSRSLALGCGGWRGTEPLPRVPAEPTLNNRALSCSRQYADPVTDLLDKCGVFRARLFRESCVFHQGCYVKDLSRLGRDLHKTLILDNSPASYIFHPENAVPVQSWFDDMADTELLNLIPVFEELSEAEDVYTSLGQLRAP
- the CTDSP2 gene encoding carboxy-terminal domain RNA polymerase II polypeptide A small phosphatase 2 isoform X2, which translates into the protein MEERGGAWKLRLCPISFGLVSKSSPKKPRGRNIFKALFCCLRAQNVGQSGCGGEHALHKEEPSTIAKSDLLQCLQFQFYQIPGTCLLPEVTQRDQGRICVVIDLDETLVHSSFKPINNADFIVPVEIEGTLHQVYVLKRPFVDEFLRRMGELFECVLFTASLAKVRETGGGGCSPRCQAEGTWLGEVLCAAGLAVGGLLSSPSRSLALGCGGWRGTEPLPRVPAEPTLNNRALSCSRQYADPVTDLLDKCGVFRARLFRESCVFHQGCYVKDLSRLGRDLHKTLILDNSPASYIFHPENAVPVQSWFDDMADTELLNLIPVFEELSEAEDVYTSLGQLRAP
- the CTDSP2 gene encoding carboxy-terminal domain RNA polymerase II polypeptide A small phosphatase 2 isoform X7, with amino-acid sequence MESGSIITQVQREEALVLAKQGLVSKSSPKKPRGRNIFKALFCCLRAQNVGQSGCGGEHALHKEEPSTIAKIPGTCLLPEVTQRDQGRICVVIDLDETLVHSSFKPINNADFIVPVEIEGTLHQVYVLKRPFVDEFLRRMGELFECVLFTASLAKYADPVTDLLDKCGVFRARLFRESCVFHQGCYVKDLSRLGRDLHKTLILDNSPASYIFHPENAVPVQSWFDDMADTELLNLIPVFEELSEAEDVYTSLGQLRAP
- the CTDSP2 gene encoding carboxy-terminal domain RNA polymerase II polypeptide A small phosphatase 2 isoform X1 translates to MESGSIITQVQREEALVLAKQGLVSKSSPKKPRGRNIFKALFCCLRAQNVGQSGCGGEHALHKEEPSTIAKSDLLQCLQFQFYQIPGTCLLPEVTQRDQGRICVVIDLDETLVHSSFKPINNADFIVPVEIEGTLHQVYVLKRPFVDEFLRRMGELFECVLFTASLAKVRETGGGGCSPRCQAEGTWLGEVLCAAGLAVGGLLSSPSRSLALGCGGWRGTEPLPRVPAEPTLNNRALSCSRQYADPVTDLLDKCGVFRARLFRESCVFHQGCYVKDLSRLGRDLHKTLILDNSPASYIFHPENAVPVQSWFDDMADTELLNLIPVFEELSEAEDVYTSLGQLRAP
- the CTDSP2 gene encoding carboxy-terminal domain RNA polymerase II polypeptide A small phosphatase 2 isoform X6, yielding MEERGGAWKLRLCPISFGLVSKSSPKKPRGRNIFKALFCCLRAQNVGQSGCGGEHALHKEEPSTIAKSDLLQCLQFQFYQIPGTCLLPEVTQRDQGRICVVIDLDETLVHSSFKPINNADFIVPVEIEGTLHQVYVLKRPFVDEFLRRMGELFECVLFTASLAKYADPVTDLLDKCGVFRARLFRESCVFHQGCYVKDLSRLGRDLHKTLILDNSPASYIFHPENAVPVQSWFDDMADTELLNLIPVFEELSEAEDVYTSLGQLRAP
- the CTDSP2 gene encoding carboxy-terminal domain RNA polymerase II polypeptide A small phosphatase 2 isoform X9 — its product is MRHFQPPEEGLVSKSSPKKPRGRNIFKALFCCLRAQNVGQSGCGGEHALHKEEPSTIAKIPGTCLLPEVTQRDQGRICVVIDLDETLVHSSFKPINNADFIVPVEIEGTLHQVYVLKRPFVDEFLRRMGELFECVLFTASLAKYADPVTDLLDKCGVFRARLFRESCVFHQGCYVKDLSRLGRDLHKTLILDNSPASYIFHPENAVPVQSWFDDMADTELLNLIPVFEELSEAEDVYTSLGQLRAP
- the CTDSP2 gene encoding carboxy-terminal domain RNA polymerase II polypeptide A small phosphatase 2 isoform X8 yields the protein MEERGGAWKLRLCPISFGLVSKSSPKKPRGRNIFKALFCCLRAQNVGQSGCGGEHALHKEEPSTIAKIPGTCLLPEVTQRDQGRICVVIDLDETLVHSSFKPINNADFIVPVEIEGTLHQVYVLKRPFVDEFLRRMGELFECVLFTASLAKYADPVTDLLDKCGVFRARLFRESCVFHQGCYVKDLSRLGRDLHKTLILDNSPASYIFHPENAVPVQSWFDDMADTELLNLIPVFEELSEAEDVYTSLGQLRAP
- the CTDSP2 gene encoding carboxy-terminal domain RNA polymerase II polypeptide A small phosphatase 2 isoform X3, which translates into the protein MRHFQPPEEGLVSKSSPKKPRGRNIFKALFCCLRAQNVGQSGCGGEHALHKEEPSTIAKSDLLQCLQFQFYQIPGTCLLPEVTQRDQGRICVVIDLDETLVHSSFKPINNADFIVPVEIEGTLHQVYVLKRPFVDEFLRRMGELFECVLFTASLAKVRETGGGGCSPRCQAEGTWLGEVLCAAGLAVGGLLSSPSRSLALGCGGWRGTEPLPRVPAEPTLNNRALSCSRQYADPVTDLLDKCGVFRARLFRESCVFHQGCYVKDLSRLGRDLHKTLILDNSPASYIFHPENAVPVQSWFDDMADTELLNLIPVFEELSEAEDVYTSLGQLRAP